The genomic region TCCCGTTCCCGCCGCCTTCGTGGTGTGGTACGGGTCGAAGATGTGCTTCAGCTCGTCGCGCCGGATGCCGGGGCCGTTGTCCACCACGGAAAGGACCACCCCTTCCGTGGACTCGCGCGTGCGGACGATCAGGAGGCGCGGCCCGGGCCGGGAGGCCAGCGCCTGCTGCGCGTTCACCACCAGGTTGAGGACTACCTGGTGCAGCGCGCCCGGCTCGCCCATCACCGGGGAAAGCGAGGTGTCGAAGTCGCGCCGGACCTCGATCCCCGCTGCCTCCAGGGCGTACCGCTGCATGCCGAGCACCCGCCCGGCCACCGAGCTGAGGTTCACCGGCTCGCGTCCGCCCGCGCCGTGCTGGCGCGCGAAGCTCAGCAGGTCGCCGACGACCCCGGCGATGCGGGTGCTCTCCTCGATGATGATCTCCAGCGCCTCCCGCTGCGCGGGTCCGGCGGCCTCGCGCGCCAGGAGCTGCGCGAAGCTCTTGATGGAGGCCAGCGGGTTGTTCACCTCGTGCGCCACACCCGCCGCCAGCTCCCCCACCGCCGCCAGGCGCTCCGCATGCTTCCGGCGCTCCCGCTCCATGACCAGCTCGGTGCGGTCCTCCACCACCACCACGCCCCACGGCTCGCCCTCCCAGCGGCGGGAGCGGATCACCAGCCGCGCCCAGCGCTTCCCGCGCGGGCCGGTGAGCAGCACCTCCGTCTCCAGCTCCACCCCGTCTCCCACGACAGCCGCGCGGTAATGCTCGCCGATCCCCTCGCCCTCCAGGGCGGGGGCGATCTCGCGGAAGAGGTCGCGCCCCAAGAGCTCCGCCTCGCTCCGGTCGGAGAGCGCACGCCCGGCGGAGCTGGCGTAGCGCACCGTCCCCTCCGCGTCCAGGAGGAGCACCCCCACCGCGAGCGAGTCCAGCAGCGCGCACACCCAGTGCAGGGTATCGGAGGTGTCGGGGGCCACGGGAAGTATGGGGAAGCGCGTTGCGGCACGCAGGGCACGTGCGGTGGGGGTGGAGCCCGGAAGCTACCACCGGGCCGGGGCTCCCGCAACGCGCCGGCTGCCTGCGTGCGCTCCTCTCGCGCCGTTCGTGCGGCATGGCTCGCGGCGGGGGGCTGACGAGGCTCCTCGCCGCAGCGTGCGGGGCTCCCGTAACGGCGCGCGCCCGCTCCCGGGGTGGGGGGCGGGCGCGCTCTCCGTCGGGACTCGCCGGAGCCGGACCGCCGCTCAGCTCGCGCGCGCCAGCTTCGCGCCGCGGGCCTCGCGGCCCTTCCGCCGCAGCTCGAACAGCTCCTTCACCATCATCCGCGACGCGGTGGCGAACGCCCCCTGCTCGCGGAGCGCGGTGGGCGGAATCCCCAGGAAGTCCTGCATCGCCCGGCGGAGGCTGCTGTCGGACACGTAGCCGCATGCGTGCGCGACGCTCAGCACCGTCCGTCCCGGGTCGTCCAGGAGGTCGGCCGCGAAGAGGATGCGCATCCAGGCCATCACGCGACGTGGCGGCGGGAGGTCGGTGCGCTCGCACCAGCGCAGCAGCGTCCGCTCCGAGAGCTGCAGCGATCGGGCGAGGTCCCGCCCCTGGCCCCCGGCTGCGGCGACCTCCGCGGCGGAGGCCAGGATCGAGCGGGCGCGGCCCGAGACGTACGGCGGGAGCGAGCGGTCCAGCAGCCGCTGGACCGGGGTGCCGTACGCCGCGCTGAGCCGCCTCTCGACGGCTTCCAGCGTGTTCTCCTCGTCGATGTCGATCAGCTCCGTGACGCCCCACTCGCCCAGGACGTGGAAATCGCGGAAGCGTCCGGACTTGAGCGACATCGCGGCGATCACCGTCACCGAGGGGAACTCCCACAGCAGGCTGCGGAGCTTCGGGGACGGCTCGCGGCGGTTCGGCATCTCCATGTACGGATCCAGCACCACGATCGCCGCGGGCGGCGCATCGCGGATGGCGTCCCGGAGGGCGTCCCAGTTGGCCACCGACCAGCAGCGGAAGTGCGCCGTGCCCACCTTGTGGACACGATCCCGGAATGCTTCATCGGGATGGAGGACCAGGAGGACTCGTGATACGGATTGCATGAGTGTCTGCTTTTATGTGATTGTTACACGGACACGTGTTGGCAGGAGGGGCGAATTGTACCAAATTGAAGGCTGACCCCCACCTGACTGATCACGGTGTCCCC from Longimicrobiaceae bacterium harbors:
- a CDS encoding ATP-binding protein codes for the protein MAPDTSDTLHWVCALLDSLAVGVLLLDAEGTVRYASSAGRALSDRSEAELLGRDLFREIAPALEGEGIGEHYRAAVVGDGVELETEVLLTGPRGKRWARLVIRSRRWEGEPWGVVVVEDRTELVMERERRKHAERLAAVGELAAGVAHEVNNPLASIKSFAQLLAREAAGPAQREALEIIIEESTRIAGVVGDLLSFARQHGAGGREPVNLSSVAGRVLGMQRYALEAAGIEVRRDFDTSLSPVMGEPGALHQVVLNLVVNAQQALASRPGPRLLIVRTRESTEGVVLSVVDNGPGIRRDELKHIFDPYHTTKAAGTGMGLGISAGIVRDHGGQLWAESDEGRGTAFFLQLSRPDTLSPRPRTARNAPAPESAARRRLRVLVADDEPNLRMAVSLFLARRGHEVTQAEDAYAAVRLARENPFDVALVDVRMPGDGLDLLEKLEAMPALRGRTALMTGDIGRARTTQGITTGRPCLTKPFDLEEMAHLVEKLGA
- a CDS encoding helix-turn-helix domain-containing protein, yielding MQSVSRVLLVLHPDEAFRDRVHKVGTAHFRCWSVANWDALRDAIRDAPPAAIVVLDPYMEMPNRREPSPKLRSLLWEFPSVTVIAAMSLKSGRFRDFHVLGEWGVTELIDIDEENTLEAVERRLSAAYGTPVQRLLDRSLPPYVSGRARSILASAAEVAAAGGQGRDLARSLQLSERTLLRWCERTDLPPPRRVMAWMRILFAADLLDDPGRTVLSVAHACGYVSDSSLRRAMQDFLGIPPTALREQGAFATASRMMVKELFELRRKGREARGAKLARAS